From a region of the Sebastes umbrosus isolate fSebUmb1 chromosome 10, fSebUmb1.pri, whole genome shotgun sequence genome:
- the LOC119495548 gene encoding adipocyte plasma membrane-associated protein has protein sequence MNETEGLRYRRVHRPHVITDELPEHQHKGSSTYSGKVFQVTLLSLGGFLLLPLLVIILILESPIHPEAFSLKDPPVMKGCWEPNLKLRDAQRLFEDQISGPESIVNIGDVLYTGTADGKIVKLVGRRIHTVTRLGKLPCGSKEDEPSCGRPLGIRVGPNGTLFVADAYLGLFEVNPTTGEATRLVSGGQEVAGRKLSFINDVAVTQDGKKLYFTDSSSRWQRRDYMHLIMEATADGRVLEYDTESRELTVVMENLRFPNGIQLLPDEESVLVAETTMARIRRVHVAGLNKGGMDTFIDNLPGFPDNIRPSSTGGYWVAMSAVRPNPGFSMLDFLSQRPWIKKLIFKLFSQEVLMKFVPRYSLVAELHDGGICTRSFHDPNGLVAAYVSEVHEHDGNLYLGSFRSPYIAKLDLRKV, from the exons caCCTACAGCGGGAAGGTTTTCCAGGTGACTCTGCTCTCTCTGGGCGGctttctgcttcttcctctgctggtcatcatcctcatcctcgaGTCTCCCATCCACCCCGAAGCGTTCAG TCTGAAGGACCCTCCGGTGATGAAGGGCTGCTGGGAGCCCAACCTGAAGCTCCGAGACGCTCAAAGACTGTTTGAAGACCAGATCAGTGGACCAGAGTCCATCGTCAACATCGGAG ATGTTTTGTATACCGGAACAGCTGACGGGAAGATCGTGAAGTTGGTTGGTCGAAGAATTCACACGGTGACGAGACTCGGAAAACTGCCCTGTG GCTCAAAAGAGGACGAGCCCAGCTGTGGGAGGCCGTTGGGGATCCGAGTCGGACCCAACGGGACTCTGTTTGTAGCCGACGCCTACCTGGGTCTATTCGAGGTCAACCCCACCACAG GTGAAGCGACCCGGTTGGTGTCGGGGGGTCAGGAGGTCGCCGGCAGGAAGCTGTCGTTCATCAACGACGTGGCGGTGACTCAGGACGGGAAGAAGTTGTACTTCACTGACTCCAGCAGCCGGTGGCAGCGCAGAGACTACATGCACCTCATCATGGAGGCCACGGCGGACGGACG AGTGTTGGAGTacgacacagagagcagagagctgaCGGTGGTGATGGAGAACCTTCGATTCCCAAACGGCATCCAGCTGCTTCCCGACGAGGAGTCGGTGCTGGTGGCGGAGACCACCATGGCCCGGATACGcag AGTCCATGTTGCCGGTCTAAACAAAGGTGGGATGGACACGTTCATCGACAACCTGCCCGGTTTTCCCGACAACATCCGTCCGAGCTCGACCGGAGGTTACTGGGTGGCCATGTCAGCTGTGCGGCCAAACCCCGGCTTCTCCATGCTGGACTTCCTGTCCCAGAGACCCTGGATCAAGAAACTCATCTTCAAG ctctTCAGTCAGGAGGTGCTGATGAAGTTCGTTCCTCGGTACAGCCTGGTGGCAGAGCTCCATGACGGCGGCATCTGCACTCGGAGCTTCCATGACCCCAACGGCCTGGTGGCGGCCTACGTCAGCGAAGTCCACGAGCATGATGGGAATCTGTACCTGGGCTCCTTCCGCTCGCCGTACATCGCCAAACTAGACCTGCGTAAggtctaa
- the LOC119495566 gene encoding cystatin-F gives MMGLKMLLLLGSLLAVLEVRLVVSSHHGRSMPGSPSNVSRTDPGLLLAVLSAAGFYNNQSNDAFLFKPSAIDRAQRQLVKGLKYIVDLEISRTVCRKRDDNHDNLSNCDLQPEGRLHQTFQCHTEVWVVPWEGQTTTLKLNCKTNLHHLRL, from the exons ATGATGGGACTGAAGATGTTGCTGCTGCTCGGCTCGCTGCTCGCCGTTCTGG AGGTGAGGTTGGTGGTGAGCAGCCATCATGGCCGCTCCATGCCCGGGTCTCCCAGCAACGTCAGTAGGACGGACCCCGGCCTCTTGCTCGCCGTCCTCAGCGCCGCCGGCTTCTACAACAACCAATCAAACGACGCCTTCCTCTTCAAGCCCTCCGCCATCGACAGAGCACAGCGGCAG CTGGTTAAGGGGCTCAAGTACATCGTAGATCTGGAGATCTCCAGAACCGTCTGCCGTAAACGAGACGACAACCACGACAATCTGTCCAACTGTGACCTTCAGCCTGAAGGTCGTCTGCATCAG ACGTTTCAGTGCCACACTGAGGTCTGGGTGGTCCCCTGGGAGGGTCAGACCACGACTCTGAAGCTTAACTGTAAAACCAACCTCCATCATCTTCGCCTGTGA
- the LOC119495556 gene encoding GTPase IMAP family member 7-like isoform X2 — translation MVSTGSDEWRVVLIGKTGSGKSSAANTILGREAFESELSAISVTSKCKKERGEVAGRKVAVIDTPGLFDTSLTNETVWEEIGSCIGMSSPGPHAFLVIVQLGRFTEEERQTVKMIQETFGEDADKYTMVLFTYGDKLKKQTIEAFISKSKDLQDITGKCHGRYHVFNNEAENLSQVSQLLEKIDKMIEDNGGSFYTTEMYQKAEEEIKKEKERILKESEAERNKELEEMKAKYEGERLRMEQEAKRLRDEAEARAQAERQNTVRPKRRCVIL, via the exons ATGGTATCAACAG GTTCTGATGAATGGAGGGTTGTCCTGATTGGGAAGACCGGGTCGGGGAAGAGTTCAGCAGCAAACACCATCTTGGGTCGAGAAGCTTTTGAGTCTGAACTTTCTGCAATATCTGTGACATCTAAatgcaagaaagaaagaggagaggttGCAGGGCGAAAGGTTGCTGTCATCGACACTCCCGGGCTGTTTGACACCAGTTTAACCAATGAAACTGTGTGGGAGGAGATCGGTAGCTGCATCGGTATGTCCTCTCCTGGTCCTCATGCCTTCCTGGTGATTGTTCAGCTGGGCCGgttcacagaggaggagagacaaacCGTGAAAATGATTCAGGAGACTTTTGGTGAAGACGCCGATAAATACACGATGGTGTTGTTCACTTATGGAGACAAGCTGAAGAAACAAACCATCGAAGCGTTCATTTCCAAGAGCAAAGACCTGCAAGACATCACTGGGAAGTGTCACGGCCGTTATCACGTCTTCAACAACGAGGCGGAAAACTTGTCTCAAGTCAGTCAGCTTCTAGAGAAGATAGACAAGATGATCGAGGACAACGGCGGGTCGTTCTACACCACAGAGATGTACCAGAAAGCAGAGGAAGAAATAAAGAAGGAGAAAGAACGAATCCTGAAAGAGTCGGAGGCTGAGAGGAACAAAGAGCTGGAGGAAATGAAAGCCAAATATGAAGGCGAGAGGCTGAGGATGGAACAAGAAGCTAAGAGACTCAGAGATGAGGCTGAAGCAAGAGCTCAGGCTGAGAGACAAAACACTGTACGACCCAAACGCAGATGTGTAATCCTTTGA
- the LOC119495556 gene encoding GTPase IMAP family member 9-like isoform X1 — protein MDHHHHHHHHHPDLLGFPFPLSAAVCEVLTLNQFQLRDMVSTGSDEWRVVLIGKTGSGKSSAANTILGREAFESELSAISVTSKCKKERGEVAGRKVAVIDTPGLFDTSLTNETVWEEIGSCIGMSSPGPHAFLVIVQLGRFTEEERQTVKMIQETFGEDADKYTMVLFTYGDKLKKQTIEAFISKSKDLQDITGKCHGRYHVFNNEAENLSQVSQLLEKIDKMIEDNGGSFYTTEMYQKAEEEIKKEKERILKESEAERNKELEEMKAKYEGERLRMEQEAKRLRDEAEARAQAERQNTVRPKRRCVIL, from the exons TTCTGACTCTGAATCAGTTCCAACTGAGAGACATGGTATCAACAG GTTCTGATGAATGGAGGGTTGTCCTGATTGGGAAGACCGGGTCGGGGAAGAGTTCAGCAGCAAACACCATCTTGGGTCGAGAAGCTTTTGAGTCTGAACTTTCTGCAATATCTGTGACATCTAAatgcaagaaagaaagaggagaggttGCAGGGCGAAAGGTTGCTGTCATCGACACTCCCGGGCTGTTTGACACCAGTTTAACCAATGAAACTGTGTGGGAGGAGATCGGTAGCTGCATCGGTATGTCCTCTCCTGGTCCTCATGCCTTCCTGGTGATTGTTCAGCTGGGCCGgttcacagaggaggagagacaaacCGTGAAAATGATTCAGGAGACTTTTGGTGAAGACGCCGATAAATACACGATGGTGTTGTTCACTTATGGAGACAAGCTGAAGAAACAAACCATCGAAGCGTTCATTTCCAAGAGCAAAGACCTGCAAGACATCACTGGGAAGTGTCACGGCCGTTATCACGTCTTCAACAACGAGGCGGAAAACTTGTCTCAAGTCAGTCAGCTTCTAGAGAAGATAGACAAGATGATCGAGGACAACGGCGGGTCGTTCTACACCACAGAGATGTACCAGAAAGCAGAGGAAGAAATAAAGAAGGAGAAAGAACGAATCCTGAAAGAGTCGGAGGCTGAGAGGAACAAAGAGCTGGAGGAAATGAAAGCCAAATATGAAGGCGAGAGGCTGAGGATGGAACAAGAAGCTAAGAGACTCAGAGATGAGGCTGAAGCAAGAGCTCAGGCTGAGAGACAAAACACTGTACGACCCAAACGCAGATGTGTAATCCTTTGA